The following coding sequences are from one Streptomyces dengpaensis window:
- a CDS encoding TetR/AcrR family transcriptional regulator encodes MASTTEALNAERILEATEEVLRRHGPAKATVVDVARALGVSHGSVYRHFRTKVALREAVTKRWLDRTTQTLEQIAGTRDETPPVALRHWLGALFTAKRRKAGDDPELFATYTVLLGEASSVVQEHIDELVGQLNQIVFRGVQEGDFTAVDGDSAATARAIFDATNRFHDPCYAHEWEQPGIEAEFSTVVSLVLRGLRR; translated from the coding sequence ATGGCATCGACCACCGAAGCACTGAACGCCGAGCGCATCCTCGAAGCGACCGAGGAGGTGCTGCGCCGCCACGGGCCCGCCAAGGCCACCGTGGTGGACGTGGCCCGTGCGCTCGGCGTCAGCCACGGCAGCGTCTACCGCCACTTCCGTACGAAGGTGGCGTTGCGGGAGGCGGTCACGAAGCGCTGGCTGGACCGCACGACGCAGACGCTGGAGCAGATCGCCGGGACCCGCGACGAGACGCCTCCTGTGGCCCTGCGGCACTGGCTGGGCGCGCTGTTCACCGCCAAGCGGCGCAAGGCGGGGGACGACCCGGAGCTGTTCGCCACCTACACGGTGCTGCTCGGCGAGGCCAGCTCCGTGGTCCAGGAGCACATCGACGAGCTCGTCGGACAGCTCAACCAGATCGTGTTCCGCGGCGTGCAGGAAGGCGACTTCACGGCCGTGGACGGCGACTCCGCCGCGACGGCCCGCGCGATCTTCGATGCCACGAACCGCTTCCACGACCCGTGCTATGCCCACGAGTGGGAGCAGCCGGGCATCGAGGCCGAGTTCTCGACCGTCGTGAGCTTGGTCCTGCGCGGCCTGCGCCGCTGA
- a CDS encoding MFS transporter → MSGISHRQRMLVLAICCMSLLIVSLDNTVLNVALPSMQRELHASVAGLQWTMDAYTLVLASLLMLAGSTADRIGRRKVFMAGLVVFTLGSALCSLAPNLDSLVAFRMVQAVGGSMLNPVAMSIITNTFTNPRERARAIGAWGAVIGISMAAGPLVGGLLVDSVGWRSIFWINLPVGLAALLLTLRYVPESRAPKARRPDPVGQLLVIALLGSLTYAIIEAPHSSALKTAVFGAIAVAALLGLLWYEPRRAEPLIDLRFFRSAPFSGATVIAISAFAALSGFLFLSTLYLQTVRGLNALDAGLWMLPMAAMCFVCAPLSGRLVGSRGPRLSLLIAGVATTASGILFAAFDAESSNVTLVLGYVLFGLGFGFVNAPITNTAVSGMPRTQAGVAAAVASTSRQIGATLGVAVVGAVLASGVRASAYNDTFVPAARPGWWIIAGCGLAVLLVGALTSGRWARRTAERTAERLEAVELRDGAGVRA, encoded by the coding sequence ATGTCGGGGATCAGCCATCGCCAACGCATGCTGGTGCTCGCGATCTGCTGCATGAGCCTGCTGATCGTGAGCCTCGACAACACGGTTCTGAACGTCGCCCTCCCCTCGATGCAGAGGGAACTGCACGCGAGCGTCGCGGGCCTGCAGTGGACGATGGACGCGTACACGCTGGTGCTGGCCTCGCTGCTGATGCTCGCGGGTTCGACCGCCGACCGCATCGGGCGGCGCAAGGTCTTCATGGCGGGTCTGGTCGTCTTCACGCTCGGCTCGGCGCTGTGCTCCCTCGCCCCGAACCTGGACTCGCTCGTCGCCTTCCGCATGGTGCAGGCGGTCGGCGGTTCGATGCTGAACCCGGTGGCGATGTCGATCATCACCAACACCTTTACGAACCCGCGCGAACGCGCCCGCGCCATCGGTGCGTGGGGCGCTGTCATCGGCATCTCGATGGCCGCCGGCCCCCTGGTCGGCGGCCTGCTCGTGGACTCGGTCGGCTGGCGGTCGATCTTCTGGATCAACCTCCCCGTGGGCCTGGCCGCGCTCCTGCTCACCCTGCGCTACGTCCCCGAGTCCCGCGCCCCCAAGGCCCGCCGCCCCGACCCTGTCGGCCAGCTCCTCGTCATCGCCCTGCTCGGCTCACTGACGTACGCGATCATCGAGGCGCCCCACTCCAGCGCACTCAAGACGGCCGTCTTCGGCGCGATCGCCGTCGCCGCGCTGCTCGGGCTCCTGTGGTACGAGCCCCGGCGCGCCGAACCGCTCATCGACCTGCGCTTCTTCCGCTCGGCGCCGTTCAGCGGGGCCACGGTCATCGCCATCAGCGCGTTCGCCGCGCTCAGTGGCTTCCTCTTCCTGTCGACGCTCTACCTCCAGACCGTACGCGGCCTGAACGCGCTCGACGCGGGCCTGTGGATGCTGCCGATGGCGGCCATGTGCTTCGTGTGCGCACCGCTGTCGGGACGGCTGGTCGGCAGCCGCGGCCCACGCCTGTCGCTGCTGATCGCGGGGGTCGCGACGACCGCGAGCGGCATCCTGTTCGCAGCCTTCGATGCCGAGTCGTCCAACGTCACACTCGTCCTCGGCTACGTCCTCTTCGGCCTCGGCTTCGGCTTCGTGAATGCCCCCATCACCAACACCGCCGTCTCCGGCATGCCCCGCACCCAGGCGGGCGTCGCCGCCGCGGTCGCCTCGACGAGCCGCCAGATCGGCGCCACGCTCGGCGTCGCCGTGGTCGGCGCGGTGCTGGCGTCCGGGGTGCGGGCGTCGGCGTACAACGACACCTTCGTGCCGGCCGCTCGCCCCGGCTGGTGGATCATCGCCGGCTGCGGCCTCGCGGTCCTGCTCGTGGGCGCGCTGACCAGCGGACGCTGGGCACGGAGGACGGCAGAGCGCACGGCGGAGCGGCTGGAGGCTGTGGAGCTACGGGACGGGGCGGGCGTACGGGCTTAG